A window of Daphnia carinata strain CSIRO-1 chromosome 5, CSIRO_AGI_Dcar_HiC_V3, whole genome shotgun sequence genomic DNA:
AGGAGGGAGCattcttgttgttttgaatGAAACTCTTGAGTTAGTCTTAAATTTCTTTCTCTCAAGCGTATCTGTTGGTCCTGTAAGCGTTCGACTTCAACCACAAGTTCTGTTCGGCTTGTAACCAGCCTTTCATTTTCCACTTGTAATGACTCGACTCGATTTTGAAGTTTCTTGTACCGTTCTTCCAAGTTTCGTAATGTAGTCTGTAAATACACTACGTTGTTGCTGTTTGACTGTGTCATCGTTGTTGTACACGAGGTATTTTGTTTGCAATATCAAATACTGAATAAAAAGCGTAACAATAAACGAGATTAAACAATGTATAAAATAATCTACTGAGGGGGGCAGTAACACGACAGTGGAATGCCCAAAACCACAACTTTGCTACTTGATACCGTCTACTGTCCGGTGTTAACAACTACTACCACCTCAACACCGTGCTCTACCGGTTGGACTGTCAAGTGGATTGtgtttttcaaatcttttttaaaataaaacaaacattctaacaaaaacaaattaatgcCGAGAGATAAACCTTAGAAGTATAATAAAGTCTTACAGCGAAATATATAACACGAATGACACCTTAGCATACTCTAGGGGAAATTACAAAATCCCCTGACATGTTTCCGTGAATAATGTGGAGCAGTGGGTAATCTAATCTGtgatatttaaaaagataTCGTACATCGATATCGTTCTTTACGGTACTAGTGTTGTTTTCTGGTCAAAACAAGCAGCATAATCCACAAGCTAACCTAACCCACCCAACTGATTCCTTGTGCCACTATCGATCACAGTCCCACATCGTCCTAAAAGCCTGATACTCCATAACGAAAGATAAAATAAAGTAGAAATCATCATATGTTTTCTtcgatttatatttttttatacacaGCTCACATCACAAACAAGATGAAGCGTTGGAAATTTCCACTCACAATTTCGTGAATTGTCGAAATTTTTGTATGCATACTTGAGGCTTTCAAAGGTACCTGCTGTGAGTTTTGTTGATAAAATTCCAGGCAATTCTCGGAGACCCCAATCAAATTCAGAACATTTCACTAAGAATTTCTTAAAATTAAATGCCTTGGGTTTCTCTCCATCCAAAGAAGAATGCGATAAACAAACTATCACAAAATAATAACGGACACGAAAGAGAGCGTGCggtgaattcaaaaaaaaaaaaaaagatatggtCCTTGTCCACTTAACGGATAAGTTCTgcagattttgaaaaaaaaaaaaaaaatatgttgttgCCCTGTTATTGCTTAGTTGGAGAACCCATCACCAGTAGGATCAAGGATCCATGGATAGTTGTTCGGACATTCCATGCAAGTGTGAAGACGAAGGATCTCTCCGGGCAATTCTCTGTTGAtggatgaaataaaaatgaaagttaGTCAAAGAACTAGGTCATATCGTTCAAAGTCAAATTATACCTTGTTGTGAGTGGGCAAGCATTGGGCAAGGAGCAGAAAGGCTGTCCCTTGACGTCGCATTTCTCTTTCCATTCTTGGAAATCTCGGAGGGCACCCAATTCAGTGGGGTTCTGCATCCATTGGATAACCTGCAACATGGTGACGAAGTAGACGTCATTGCGGGCAATCATCTCATCCATAAACTTGATGAGTTCGTTCTTGAACTCCTTCTTGCTCTTGAGCCAAGAAGCGTGGAAGTGGAGACCGAGAGGAGCGCGGTTAGTGCTCAAGTGGCGGTTGACGTTGTGGCGGAGCATACGGCCGAACTGCTCACCAGTGGCGATGTTGGTACAAGAGTCGACCATGTGGCAACCGGGGAGCGACTCGTCGAAAGTGGGGTCATCACGACGATCCAGCTCGTTGATGACCATCTCCCAGATGGGGTGGCTGCGGCTGGCGCAGTTTTGGGCGTTGCCGATGCACTTGTGGGGCATGCGGAAGTAGAGCGTGTAAGGCCAGATGGGAACGCGGCCGAGAGGTGCCGTGATGGACGAGTCGTAAACAAAGAACTGGTCGGCCATCATGTCGAATTGCTTGTTGCCGCCGACGCGCAAGTAAGGAGCGCGGACTCCGATGATGGAGCCGTCGGTGATGTTGGCGAAACGCTCGATGATCAATCGGTTGCCGGCCATCTCAGCCAACCAGTCGTCGTAGGTGCCATCGGTCCAGTACTTGGTGCTGTCCTTGCTGGTGACGGAGAAAGAGGCGATCTCGTGGCCGCGGCGATGGAAATCTTGCACTGCCGAGTAGTTGCTGTACTTGTGCGAGACAAAGAAGGTTCCTGTACGAcgcaattgaatttttttttttttagaaatgtcggttttgtttttgattttctaaatAGCTCTCTTACCTTTGGCCTGGCAGCCGTTGGGGTTGAGGCGGAGTCCGCTGAAGATCTCTTCGTACAGGTCGATGTTGTCCGTGTTCATGGCTCCGTTGAAGGTGAGCGTGATCATTTGGGGAACGTTGTTGGCCTCCAAATCGCCGGGAATGCGAGTACCGTCGGCCGAGCAGTAGCAGTCGGGAAGGCTGCACTGAGTTGGGTCGCATTCGGGAGCGCGGTTGGGGTCAGTGTCGACAGCtaatatcaaacaaaaaatgaatgaatattGACGCTCACaaatcattcgtttttttttttttttagcaactTACAGCAAGCGTTTTCATCTGATCCGTCTTTGCAGTCGGGCTTGTCGTCGCAAAAGAGGGCCTTGTCGATACATTCGCCGTTGCCGCACGACAGTTTACCATCAGGGCAGATGGGCTCGTCAGTCTTCAACTTGGGCAAAGCCTTGCGAGGTCCTGTTCATTTGAATAGAATGATTTAGTCTTGTCAAATAACATGTCAATTTGGTtctgcaaataaaaaattacggTCGAGTTTGTCGCAGTTGGAGACCTTAGCCTTCCAGTCGCAAGTTTGTCGCTCGACATCAAAAGCCAAACCGGCCGGGCAGCGGACAGCGGCCAAGCGGATGGCTCCGGCGATACCTGCGCGATCGCAGCGCACTACATCACGACAATCGCCTTCGGTGGAGAGGCGAAAGTATTCTTCAGGTGGCCTGTTCTCGCACAATTGCTCGGGCGTCTGAGCAGCTTCCTGAGCGTTGCTGAAACCTGTGACAGACAATGCGTTAGAAATTGTAACAACTTCATTTGATTCTCGTGCAAATGGCGAAGAGAAAGCGGGTCAAACTAAACCGAAAAAGATGGCCAATAAGTGAAAGGGAACGAAGCGTTTCTCTTGAAATGCTGTTTCTCAttggcaaaaaacaaaaacaaaaaagaacacagaGAGCTTTCTCCTGTTGCTATTTGATCGTTGGCTTTGGCCATACTTTCACGAAACGAATGACCTTAATTCAAAGCACGTTCTACTGGTAGCCGAAATTTTGCTTTGCGTAACGCTCTACCGTGTTACGCGACTAGTTTTAACAAATACATTGAGTAGAAAAACGAGTTCCAAGACGAACAGATTTTTAGGTGAAagtgtccaaaaaaaaaaaaaaaatatccacgtaaacacaaaaataaacgttaaagattaaacttaaaaaaaaaacttaccgGCAATGAGAAGTAGCACTAGGCAAGTGGAACGCATCATGTTGAGTGATGTAaaattaagattttttttttttttttacttgaaggcaaacaaaaacaaatcgatgaaaaaaaatagacagtttttcttttgtttgtcttttttttttaagcccctTTGTGCTCAGGTGATTCGAACGCCGCGCGTTCTCAATGACAACTGCCTCCCGAAGTCCTCCCACCCACCGGGCTTTATACCCGGGGTTCAAGTTGGTCATTCTTATtccctgtctttttttttgaagttagAGCTAGGGCACCTCCTCCATGCCAGCTTCATTGGTTTCCCACGGCTccccttcaaaaaagaaaaaagcataaaaaaaaaaaaaaaagaacctggGCACACCGGTCGGCCATCTTCTTTCTCCGCCTCCTCTCTCCGCTATATAAGCGACCAGTTTCTTTCGTCCACCATTGGTCcgttcctcctcctccacttTCACCCGTCTCGGAAAAAGTTGccctaccaaaaaaaaagaattataaataaacaaataacaacGAGTTCCACTTGAGAATCGGAGGTATGGGAAGAACAAAGagatttagatttaaaaaaaaaaaagaaagaaactacCTTGAGATAATGAAAGGATTCAATTCCATTGGGGTGTGGGGGGGAGGGTAAGCTAAATCTGGGCAAGGTGAGACGTTGTGTTATTTCCTGCTGTTGGCTAATGTGTTTACGGATTATTACATTGCTTGTAAGAGACAAAATACCTGTCCGTGATGTAGTTGACCAGTTTTTAACCCGGCTCAAGGTTGAAAAGAACTATCGCTTTGCATATGGTCAACTCGAGATAAACCAATAGGAGATCTACTAGACGGATTGTTTGCAATCGTGTTTCACTGGGACAACGCCTCCGGTGAATAGGTGTATAAAACTATGGTTTTCCACAcacagaaaacaaatgaataccAGAAGAACCTCAAACGCGAAAACTAGTTTATTTAGCTCTGATTTTGTAAAGAAAGCCATATATCAAGGACTTGggtttattcaaatttcaagagagcgagagagaaaacaagataaaaaaattggccTCATAACCAAAAATatccaaatttctttttggcaaTGGCATTCAGGAGATCCATAAACAGTTTCGTTTTAATTCTTGAGGTCATTTTGAATTGTACATATGCACAATCAAAGGGTAGGATAATGAAGGTGTTGAATTGAATCCTTGGATTAACAATATGGACATTTCCGATTTGACATTGCTCCTGTGTTCTGTACACCATCGACGACGAATTTCGGCGAACTGAGAGGGAAAGGCCCAAGGACGATCCCCATCAGATTTcccaaaaaccaaaacatttgGCACCATTTGGAAATGAGTGACAGTTCAACAGACACAGCAACCAAATTCGTTGTTGTATCCCGCACGAAACGCGTCGGCCAAATTCAAATGTATCACGGAAGAAAATGTTGGTTTCACACACTAGAAAATGAGAACAATGTGAGAAATAATAAGAAGAGAAACCCACAAGAAACTCTCAAATGGCTTGCAAAATGGCCTCCAGCAATCAAAACTCTTAAAGAATTCATTTACTTTCTCCGTCTCTATTTGTTGCTGATATTCTTACGTGACGTCACTGATGATCTGATTTCACACAAATTTagtcccccctccccccttcagtgttttgttttaaaaaaaacaaaacaaagatgtTGTTCTTCTTCGGTGTTAAAGAAGCTGCGGAGAGCGAGagcgagaaagaaagagagagaaagagagagagcaaacaaaaaaaaattcgaaaaaggtgtgtgtgtgtgtgtgtgtgtgtgtgtctcgcACGGATCGACTTTccatgttttcctttctaaCCAGTCACGTGACCAGTGACGATGGTCTAAACTGGCACAgcgagggagagagagagaggcagagCCAACGACGAGGTCAATTCCACACACCAATCCCGGAAGCGAAAGGCAGTCACGTGATTTACCACTATAACCTGGGGGACACTTTGGCGCAGGAGAAAGGTTCCagcctctctctttttttttttttttttttttttcgcacagTTCGTGTAATTTCTGAAACCccttcacgaaaaaaaacaaaacaaaaaaaacgacgatcattaaaaacgaatgttttcaaaaaggcttttatttctatggaaaatgttttttttttttttttttttgaatttgccaaCCGAACctgccattttatttttttgttggctagATTCAAAAGTGTGCGTCCCCATCGATGCAAACACGTTCCAGTTTGACGTGCGGGAATTCGTAGAAAAAGACGCTCATCGTCTCTCTCGGAGGCATTTTCGGCTGCGTGACGGGCTGACCTACTTCGGCATGcgactttttgtttgttttggtttcGGGGTTAAAGTTGTTGGCCACCTTCtatcttggaaaaaaaaaaacgtatatcTGTGTATTTTATATTCCCCATTTGCCCCCTTTCTCAAGTCGGAATGGATGCTGATAGGCAACtgtgtttttcattttaatggACGCGATACACGGCGCTGGCCAgctccatctctctctcttcatgTCCTAGATGCTTtttgagaaacaaaacaaaggcaCGCCCTCAAAGTGTTCCACTTCAGAGTCACCCccctcttctctctctcttttctatcCAAAGTATTATACGATTATCTTTTGTATATGCATTATATAGACacccagaagaagaagaagaagaaggaaagaattaGAAACCGTCATCACACTTTAGACATCCTCATTTCTAACATCACGACAAACCACTAAACACACTAATCTATATTCAAttccatccccccccccccccactactggaaaaaaaaaaaaaaaaaaaaaaaaatacattttctaGTCCGTCATACTTCTGAGAAGCTTGAAAGTTCGAGAACTCGTTATGTAATCATTTGGGACTTTCTTGTCGTGGAATGTAACCCGTGCAAGCCGTTGATTTACGCGTTCAACCAAAAATTGCTGAATTGATTagcagtttgtttttgttttttgttttttttttttggggggggggagggtttaATTTCGTGTATTTCTATACAAGAGACGTCAAGTTCCAATACAAACGGGAAAATCGTGTAACCCGCACATCAATtcaatcaaagaaaacaaaacaattgaataatCATTGGTAGCCCCGAttccgaaaagaaaacgcgATCGACATACAAATTTGGTGGTGaagcaatttaaaaaaaataataagagacTCGTTAGTTGGGTGTTTTAATGCAATTTTTCGTCgtcattaagaaaaagaaaaaaaaaatgataagaataataataagatgatgatcttttctctcatttcaaaattgagtattcattttgaaaagagaaaacgattGTTCATTACCGAGCACATTATAGTgaattgtttctttgtttttttctttgtttttttttttccatataatGTGACAAGCCATTGGCAGGAAAGGAGtattcattaaattttttaaaattgtattttttaatctctcattttttgtttcgtcttcgTCTTAACAATTTTCAAGTGTACAGTGCCGCCTCTGGTCATCGTCAATCgaggctattttttttatttgctatttTGTAAAATGTGATGTTGATCGAGAAAtcattccattaaaaaaacaaaaaaagaaatcttcttctttcattattgtttgttctttttcaaacgcaaaaaaaaaaaaaaaaaaaaatcaatcaatcattttaaaagaacCCATCACCAGAAGGATCGTTGAGCCATGGGTAATTGGGTGGGCAACGATTGCAAGTGTGCAGTCTGAGCGTCTCACCGGGCAGTTCCTTGGTGGTGAGCGCGCACGAGTTGGGGACGGCGCAAGCGGCCGGTCCGACGGGCGAGCATTTCTCCTTCCAGGGCTCGAAGCTCTTGACTTCGGTGCTGGTCTGAGGGTTCTGGATCCACTGGATCACCTGCGTCATTGTGACGAAGTAAACGTCAGTGTGCTTGGCCAAGATCTCGTCCATCCAGAAGAGGAAGGCATCCATGAATTCGGGGTTGTTCTTGAGCCAGGCGGCGTGGAAGAAGAGGCCGAGCGGAGCGCGGTTCTGAGTGTAATGGCGGTCAAAGTTGTGGTTGAGGAAGGCGTAGAACTGCTCGCCGGACAAAATGTTGGAGCAAGAGTCAATCATGGCGCAGCCGGGCAGGTCCTCGTCGAAAGTCGGGTCCTCGCGACGGTCCAACTCGTTCATGACCAACTCCCAGACGGCGTGGCTGCGGGTCGGGCACTTTTGCAAGTTGCCGTGGCAGCGGTGGGGCATGCGGAAATACAAAGTGTAAGGCCACAGAGGCGGGTTCTGGAGGGGAGCCGTGATCGTCGAGTCGTAGAGGAAAGCCTGCTCTTCCATCATCGTGAACTGGTTGTTGCCGCCGACGCGCAGGTAAGGAGCGCGCATGCCGACGATCGAGTTGTCGGTGATGTTGGCGAATTTGTCGATGATCAAACGGGCGCCAGCCATTTCCTTGGCCCAGTCGTCGACGGAAGCCGTCGACCAGAAAGTCTCTTCGTCGTTGTGACTGCccaacaaaattcaaataaaaacgtttaGGATTTGCTTCAAATTTTGGGAtgaaggtagaaaaaaaaaaaacttacgtgATGGAGTGGGCAGCAATCTCGTGACCCTTGCGGTGGATCTCCTGGACGGCCG
This region includes:
- the LOC130695831 gene encoding chitin deacetylase 1-like, which encodes MKFLWTSLCAVLLASVAVDAQINQIRNAQNAAANNAARRPVEANVTPAPTIVDDDSFEKELCKAKEAGEWFRLQAGEGDNCRDVIQCTSSGLQAIRCPAGLAFDIEKQTCDWKEQVKNCLIKEKVRKVKPILSTDEPLCQEGMLACHDGTCIERSLFCNGVPDCTDGSDENSCDLSNDPNRAPACDPAVCLLPDCFCSETGTEVPGKLESKQVPQMIMVTFDDAINNNNIDLYKEMFNGQRKNPNGCDIKATFFVSHKYSNYSAVQEIHRKGHEIAAHSITHNDEETFWSTASVDDWAKEMAGARLIIDKFANITDNSIVGMRAPYLRVGGNNQFTMMEEQAFLYDSTITAPLQNPPLWPYTLYFRMPHRCHGNLQKCPTRSHAVWELVMNELDRREDPTFDEDLPGCAMIDSCSNILSGEQFYAFLNHNFDRHYTQNRAPLGLFFHAAWLKNNPEFMDAFLFWMDEILAKHTDVYFVTMTQVIQWIQNPQTSTEVKSFEPWKEKCSPVGPAACAVPNSCALTTKELPGETLRLHTCNRCPPNYPWLNDPSGDGFF
- the LOC130695832 gene encoding chitin deacetylase 1-like; amino-acid sequence: MMRSTCLVLLLIAGFSNAQEAAQTPEQLCENRPPEEYFRLSTEGDCRDVVRCDRAGIAGAIRLAAVRCPAGLAFDVERQTCDWKAKVSNCDKLDRPRKALPKLKTDEPICPDGKLSCGNGECIDKALFCDDKPDCKDGSDENACSVDTDPNRAPECDPTQCSLPDCYCSADGTRIPGDLEANNVPQMITLTFNGAMNTDNIDLYEEIFSGLRLNPNGCQAKGTFFVSHKYSNYSAVQDFHRRGHEIASFSVTSKDSTKYWTDGTYDDWLAEMAGNRLIIERFANITDGSIIGVRAPYLRVGGNKQFDMMADQFFVYDSSITAPLGRVPIWPYTLYFRMPHKCIGNAQNCASRSHPIWEMVINELDRRDDPTFDESLPGCHMVDSCTNIATGEQFGRMLRHNVNRHLSTNRAPLGLHFHASWLKSKKEFKNELIKFMDEMIARNDVYFVTMLQVIQWMQNPTELGALRDFQEWKEKCDVKGQPFCSLPNACPLTTRELPGEILRLHTCMECPNNYPWILDPTGDGFSN